The Nocardioides pantholopis genome window below encodes:
- a CDS encoding RecQ family ATP-dependent DNA helicase → MTSASPTRTDVRQQAEAHLRALVGPRDGQGEAVLREDQWSAIEALAVDRRRALVVQRTGWGKSAVYFVATLLLREQGAGPTVIVSPLLALMRNQIAAAERAGIRAVTINSTNIEDWDPIQESVRAGEVDVLLVSPERLNNPGFRDEVLPRLAATCGLLVVDEAHCISDWGHDFRPDYRRIRTLLGELPDGIPVLATTATANERVTSDVAEQLGRDVLVLRGSLDRESLRLGVVRLKTAEQRLAWLADHLAEQPGSGIVYTLTVAATQEIADYLRSRGHDVAAYSGQTDPTERQALEQDLAAGRVKALVATSALGMGFDATLGFVVNMGAPNSPVAYYQQVGRAGRGTDEAVVVLLPAPEDRDIWAYFASLAFPREELVRQTLAVLADAGKPLSTATLETYVELTRNRLETMLKVLDVDGAVRRVRGGWESTGQPWSYDEERYRRVSEAREREQRAMLDYIATDRCRMEFLRAQLDDPGAGPCGRCDNCGGLDLPATVSEAAVEEAGARLSRPGVVLEPRKMWPTALANLGIDWKGKISEGAEPGRVVARLTDLGHGQALRDLFRAETPDGPVPVPLVRAVVTVLEDWRPRVDGIVVVESATRPTLVSDLADGLSRYLRVPLLGRFAIVDPDVAPGQGAMNSAQRVAAVGRRYDLAAEVPDGARVLLVDDRVVTGWTLTVAARALRQAGAGAVLPLALASDS, encoded by the coding sequence TTCGTGGCGACGCTGCTGCTGCGCGAGCAGGGCGCCGGGCCGACGGTCATCGTCTCGCCGCTGCTGGCGCTGATGCGCAACCAGATCGCGGCCGCGGAGCGCGCCGGCATCCGCGCGGTCACGATCAACTCCACGAACATCGAGGACTGGGACCCGATCCAGGAGTCCGTGCGCGCCGGCGAGGTCGACGTGCTCCTGGTCAGCCCCGAGCGGCTCAACAACCCCGGCTTCCGCGACGAGGTCCTGCCCCGGCTCGCCGCGACCTGCGGCCTGCTGGTGGTCGACGAGGCGCACTGCATCTCCGACTGGGGCCACGACTTCCGCCCCGACTACCGCCGGATCCGCACGCTGCTGGGCGAGCTTCCCGACGGGATCCCGGTGCTCGCCACCACCGCCACCGCGAACGAGCGGGTCACCTCTGACGTGGCCGAGCAGCTGGGGCGCGACGTCCTGGTGCTGCGCGGCTCCCTGGACCGGGAGTCGCTGCGGCTCGGCGTGGTCCGCCTCAAGACCGCCGAGCAGCGGCTGGCCTGGCTGGCCGACCACCTCGCCGAGCAGCCCGGCTCCGGCATCGTCTACACGCTCACCGTCGCGGCGACCCAGGAGATCGCCGACTACCTGCGTTCGCGCGGCCACGACGTCGCGGCGTACTCCGGCCAGACCGACCCCACCGAGCGGCAGGCGCTCGAGCAGGACCTCGCCGCCGGCCGGGTCAAGGCGCTGGTGGCGACCAGCGCGCTCGGGATGGGTTTTGACGCGACGCTCGGGTTCGTGGTCAACATGGGTGCGCCGAACTCCCCGGTGGCCTACTACCAGCAGGTCGGCCGCGCCGGCCGCGGCACCGACGAGGCGGTCGTGGTGCTGCTGCCCGCCCCCGAGGACCGCGACATCTGGGCTTACTTCGCCTCGCTGGCCTTCCCCCGCGAGGAGCTGGTCCGCCAGACCCTGGCGGTGCTCGCCGACGCCGGGAAGCCGCTGAGCACCGCCACCCTGGAGACCTACGTCGAGCTGACCCGCAACCGCCTGGAGACGATGCTCAAGGTCCTCGACGTGGACGGCGCCGTACGCCGGGTCCGCGGCGGGTGGGAGTCCACCGGCCAGCCCTGGTCCTACGACGAGGAGCGCTACCGCCGGGTCAGCGAGGCCCGTGAGCGGGAGCAGCGCGCGATGCTCGACTACATCGCCACCGACCGGTGCCGGATGGAGTTCCTGCGGGCCCAGCTCGACGACCCCGGCGCCGGTCCGTGCGGGCGCTGCGACAACTGCGGCGGCCTGGACCTGCCGGCGACGGTCTCCGAGGCCGCGGTCGAGGAGGCCGGGGCCCGGCTCTCCCGGCCGGGCGTCGTGCTCGAGCCGCGGAAGATGTGGCCGACCGCGCTGGCCAACCTCGGCATCGACTGGAAGGGCAAGATCTCCGAGGGGGCCGAGCCTGGCCGGGTCGTCGCCCGGCTCACCGACCTCGGCCACGGCCAGGCGCTGCGCGACCTGTTCCGCGCCGAGACCCCCGACGGCCCGGTGCCGGTGCCGCTGGTGCGCGCGGTCGTGACAGTCCTGGAGGACTGGCGGCCCCGGGTCGACGGCATCGTCGTCGTCGAGTCCGCGACCCGGCCCACGCTGGTGAGCGACCTCGCCGACGGGCTCTCCCGCTACCTGCGGGTGCCGCTGCTGGGCCGCTTCGCGATCGTCGACCCCGACGTCGCCCCCGGGCAGGGCGCGATGAACTCCGCCCAGCGGGTCGCCGCGGTCGGGCGCCGCTACGACCTCGCCGCCGAGGTGCCGGACGGCGCCCGGGTGCTGCTCGTCGACGACCGGGTGGTGACCGGCTGGACCCTCACGGTCGCGGCCCGGGCGCTGCGCCAGGCCGGGGCCGGGGCGGTGCTCCCGCTCGCGCTCGCCTCGGACTCCTGA